The nucleotide window CCGAAGAGACGTGTATCCCAGAAACATCTATAAAATTGGAGTACATGTTTAGCAAATGTGTAAGGCTGATTATAGGCCGACGAACGCGCTAAAAAGCCAAAACTGTTAATATGCTAAGTTTTTGGAATGGAGACCATtgaattaatcaaaattaataaataattataattaaaataatagtttttgctATTATATGCCTCATAATTTATATCTTAATTTCATTGATTTCCATTGTAAGAAGAAGAAAGTATACTATCGATATTAACGACGGTAAGTGATCATAGCAACTATCGCTTTTTGCAACTATCGATAGTTTGCGAATGGGTTAAATCAGACCATGCCAACTTTTCATATAATACTGTTTTAAATTCAATCCGATTCTTTTACCAGCACTTAGTCTCTCCTAActtgttttgaataaaaaatggtTGTAACtagaaatttttacatttatctTTTAAACGTTCATTGCGAATACGAATGAATTGTAACCATTAAGATCAACACAACTTGGTTGCAATGGCAAATCTAGCATTTGGAAAATAGCATAGTCTTTGTTGTTGGGTAGGGATTACATGAGATAAAATATCTATCTTTCAAATCCAAAGTTTCGATCCTTAGCTATTGCTTTTTACACTTACTGTTTTACTTAATTTTCCGTTATCGGCCGTCCTTGTTCTTAGTTTTTATCACGTTCATACATCCCTATTACTATCAAACTCATTGGTTAAATTTTAAGTTCAGTCGATATAAAATAATCTTGAGACAAATAagaagttattaaaaatggatGAGTCCACGTGCTATCCGCTATAAAGATTTATATAATCATTATGTGCGTGCGTAATTCatcaatttcattcattttaaataacgaGACAGATTTAGTCTAGTTATTTGGTACACTTTTTCCGTCAAATGTTTCCCATTCCCAGTAGTTAtaacttatttattattgatGATTTATACAAAAGAAACGTGGGTTcgaccatttaaataaattcaatagacGGTTTTGATActcttatgtatataaaatgcatcttaattattttgttagttAAAATTTGTTCGAGatcttaatatttaaaaaaatatatttactattcaCATTCCATCCATTCGTTAACACAAACTTGTTACATACAAAACAAGGTCAATtctaaagttatgaaaaaataaacttatttttaaaatattattttctccgAAGGTCATTCGACTGTTCTAAAGTTCATTACGCAGCACTTCCTCACATTTATGTTTATCTTATTCACACCACATTATTAGGtttggtttatttaaataaagctgATTTAATTTTTGTCTGAATACCACCACGCACAATTTTGGGGCTTTGTCTGCAACGAATTCTTAGCTGATACGTTTTTATGCACTGAAACAACAATTTACTGTTAGTTATGTTAATATTGAAgattattacaatttatttcacactatattttttacattttcccaGTTTTTTTCTGTGCAAATCACGGTTAAAATttcacaattcaaataaaaaattaaattcgctTTCCTTAAAATTTACCCCATTTTAATGGTAATAGCCACCACCATGTCCATGACCGCCACCATATCCATGTCCATGACCGCCACCATATCCATGTCCATAGCCACCATGTCCATGTCCATAGCCACTATGATGGCGCGCCAAACGGTCGCCTTCGTTCTCATGTCCTTGCTGGGCGTCGAGATCAAACAGGGATAACGGCTGTTCCGCTGCTACCGGAGTGACGATGCTTTCATCGTCGATAGGATTGCCGCTGGTACCGACCAGAATTGCTACGAACAGCACCAGAACTAAGCAAACGCCGAATGCACGCATTTTCGATGATTTCGATTTTCACAACAAGGATACTGGATATTTACTAAGAGAGATATAGGTAAATACCTCTTGAAGAGCCGCTAACGTTTTGACTATAATCTGAATATGGCGTTGCTTTTATATTCGCAAATCGCAGTAACTATGTATGGATATGTGCTTATACGAGTACTCGTTTAATATGAATCAAATCACATTCCTAGACTAaatgatattaataataatggaaatgtttttaattacttAGAATGAAAGcttgaatatacatattcgACAAtctataaacataaagaaaatacaaatatgtacatatatgcacctGTATTatcaataacaccaacaacgaAAACAACTGTTTCACAGCTTGATTTGgcaagttgtttttttctttactatGAAAAAATGTCAACACCACTGGTAGGCGGGTCTCATTTTCCCATTCGCGGTGACTCGGAGTAGTAATTTATTGTAAGTTATTGCCGAGAATTGGTCAATGCGAGCAATATAGCTCATCTGTAGATTTTCATCTAATTTCGCTCAGGGTGGCTCAGTGTATAAGCCTATATCAAATACTCACCTGTTTTTACATTGCTAGTTTAATTCCTAATATGACGATGCAATATTAACATATAGTACTCAAACCAACAATAAGTAACAATAGTACTTATCGAAAAAGAATGCGAcagtatatcaaaatgatcaggatgacgagacgcgttgaaattcggatgtctgtctgtctgtctatccgtccgtctgtccgtctgtgtgcaccggataacttgaataaaacttattttttcgaAACATTGTATACATGTTCCTTGCGACCGTAGGAGGATTGCTATTGGAaatggcgaaatcggaccattgtcatGCCcataaaatggtgaaaaccgaaaacctataaagtgtcataactaagccataaataaagccataaaagataatttggtataaaggatcacactagggagACGCATATCAGGATGCAATTATTTGTGGAAACATTGtcgaaatcgaaaattttcaatgcCCTGGATATCGAACATTAAGAATTCAGTGCTTAAGGTTaagttttcaccaaaaatattgtttaatctcttagatattttaatgtaattcagagggaatctttttcttctaatagtgtgtttctgtaccagaaattatgaaaatctggtcataaccctctcccatatacctaattaaaggtttttcaaaaatacggtgggctttattccgcattatcggttaatatgtgagatatcttagcgaaattaagtgagcgtatagtctttgttacagtgtaccttggtggagaaaatgagtgaaatcggttcaggaattacctcaatcctcatatactatgtatgaggattttcgttattctattacagagtataaaatattcggttccaCTTAGCCTTTCCTGACTTGTTTTGGTACATTTTATTGGACCTTATATGATTAGAAATAAGGGTGTGATGATTGAGTTGGTTAGACATGTTTTGGATATCAAGTTAGAAAACTAGTAAAATTTTCACAATGAATCGCTTTATTCAGAAACAATTCGCCGCAGTAGTGATGTAGTATATTGAAAATAGTTCTTCATTCGTGCTCTCTGGTggatttaagaaataaaattattgttcttgggtacaaaatatttattcgatATCGTCGAAATGCCATTGTATTACCAAACCCTCTCTCTTATCGTCCTCAAGTCAATTGAAACAGCTTTATTGCCATGTCACATGTTCACTCAAACTATTTTACTAGAAATTAGATGCTTGAAAAAGTATTGGAAAAATAACTACTCGGTTTGGTGGGGCAAATGAAATGAAGAAGTATGGAAATTAAAAACGAATACgtatacaaaaatcattatGTATCGTATATGTGGCcttgtaattcctgaactgattttacccattttcacTACATAGATATACCAccactatatccaagattatgcgttcacttaattttgtaaaGACACTTCACATATTAACCTATATAATCGTATAGGATTTGAAACCCTCGAATGTTTGAAAATtcttatattaggtatatggtgcCTAGAGAAATTTTCAAGTTGGTTTTACCCATCGAGGCACATTAAAAAGATTCTCTTTGAATTTCTATAGAAGAAGTAAAAAATTAGGAACAGACACTTATGCCTGCACTGGGGCTTGGTTTAAATATTGTTAAGTTAACAAATTAGattgacttcaaaattg belongs to Zeugodacus cucurbitae isolate PBARC_wt_2022May chromosome 6, idZeuCucr1.2, whole genome shotgun sequence and includes:
- the LOC105216082 gene encoding uncharacterized protein LOC105216082, which codes for MRAFGVCLVLVLFVAILVGTSGNPIDDESIVTPVAAEQPLSLFDLDAQQGHENEGDRLARHHSGYGHGHGGYGHGYGGGHGHGYGGGHGHGGGYYH